Part of the Lysobacter enzymogenes genome is shown below.
GCGCCTGCTGGCCGAACTCGGCGTGAGCGCCCTGCACGAAGCCGCCGACGGCGCCGCCGCGCTGCGGCTGTTGCGCGAACTGCCGCAGGCCGCGGGCGCGGATCCGGTCGACCTGGTCCTGGTCGACCTGGACATGCCCGGCATGGACGGCATCGAATTCATCGACCGCCTCGCCCAACAGCGCCTGGCCCGCGCCGTGCTGGTGGTCAGCGCGCTCGACCCGGCGTTGCTGCATACCGTGCAGACGATGGCGCGCGCCTGCGGCCTGCGCGTGCTCGACGCGCTGGCCAAGCCGCTGACGAAAGCCAAACTGGAAGAAGCCCTGACGTCCCTGCGCCAAACCAAGGCCGACGAAGAACCCCCAACCACGCCGCAAGTCACCCCCGCAGAAGCCCGCACCGCCCTCGAAACCGGCCAAATCGAACCCTGGTTCCAGTTACAAGTGGAACTAAGCAACGGCCGCGCCATCGGCGTGGAAGCGCTCGCCCGCTGGCGTCACGACGACGGCCGGGTGATCCTTCCCAAACATTTCGTGCCCCTGCTGGAAGCCCAGGACCTGCTCGACGAACTGACCGAACGCATGCTCGCCCAAGCCTGCCGCCACAAACGCGGCTGGGACCGCGAAGGCCTGCGCCTGAAGCTGTCGGTCAACGTCTCCGCGTCCACCCTCGACGACGTCGGCGCCGCCGACCGCTACCAGCGGATCGTGCGCGAGGCCGGGGTGGCGCCGAGCGAAGTGGTGCTGGAGCTGACCGAAAGCTCGCTGATGGCCGACGCCGCGCGCGGCCTGGCGGTGCTGGCGCGGCTGCGGCTCAAGGGCTTCGGCCTGTCGATCGACGACTTCGGCACCGGCTGGTCGTCGCTGTCGCAACTCTCGCAGGTGCCGTTCACCGAGCTGAAGATCGATCAGGAGTTCGTCGCCGGCGCCAGCCAGCGGCCGCGCAAGCGCGCGGTGGTCGAAGCCAGCCTGGACCTGGCGCGCAAGCTCGGCCTGGACGCGGTCGCCGAAGGCGTGGAGACGGTCGAGGACTGGCAGATGCTGGCCGAGCTCGGCTGCGCGGTCGCGCAAGGCCGGCTGATCGGCGAGGCGGTGCCCGGCGCCGAGCTGCGCGCCGCGCTCGCGCGCTGGCGCCGCCCCGAGCACTGACCCGACGATGTTCGCCTGGCTCGACCGCTACAGCGTCCGCCGCCAGCTCTGGGGCCTGTTCGCGCTGTTCCTGGCCGCCGGCTCCAGCGTGCTGCTGATCGACGAGATCGAGCAGCACCGCGCGCGCGCCGCGCTGCAATCGCTGCAGGACGATTCGCTGCGCGGGCTGCGCCTGATCAAGACCATTTCCGACGCCTACGGCCTGGACGTGGTCGACACCACCTTCCGGGTGCGCAACGCCCTGGTCGGCTGGGACGAAGGCGTGGACCGGGTCGACCGCGCCCGCGCCCGCATCGACGCGGCCTGGCGCGAGCTCGACGCGCTGCCGCACACGCCGCGCGAGCAGCAGCAGCTCGGCGCCGCCGCGCTGGCCCGGCGCACCGCCGACGCCGCCGCGCAGGAGCTGCGCACGATCCTGCAACGGCGCGACCTGCGCGCGCTCGGCCGGTTCGCCGACACCCGTCTGTACCCGGCGATCGATCCGCTGACCCAGCGCATGCAGAGCCTGTCCGACCTGGAACTGATCCAGGCCGACGCGGTAGTGCGCGCCGACATCGCCCGCAGCGAACGGGTCAGCCTGCTGCGCATCGCGGTGTCGCTGCTGGCGCTGGCGCTGGCCGCGCTGGTCGGCCGGCGGGTGCTGCGCAACGCCTCGCGCGGGGTCGACCAGCTGACCTGGCTGGCGCGGCGCATGCGCGACCACGACTACACCGCCGACCCCGGCGACCTGCCGCTGGGCGAGCTCGGCGCGGTCATGCAGACCTTCCTGGACATGCGCCGCGACGTGCTCGGCTTCGAAACCGAACTGACCGGCCAGCTGATCCGCAACGAGCGCACCCGCGCCGAACTGGAGCGGCGCGAGCGCTTCCAGGCCTCGCTGCTGGATTCGGCCCAGACCGCGGTCATGGCGGTCGACGCGCACGGCCGCTTCACCCTGATCAATCCGTTCGCCGAACGCCTGCTCGGCGTGCGCGAAGCCGACGCGGTCGGCCGCGAACCGCTGCATGCGGTGTTCGAAACCCGCGCCCTGCAGGCGCTGGCGACCGAACTGGGCACGCGCCTGGGCCGGCCGGTGGCGGCCGACTGGACCGCGCTGCGCGAACTCGCGCGCGGCCAGGCCGCGCCGCGCGAAACCCGCCTGCGCCACCGCAACGGCACCTGGGTGCCGGCGCTGGTCGCGGTGTCGGCCACCGGCGGCGGCGACGACGAGGCGCCGGGGCTGCTGGTGATCGCCGCCGACCTCAGCGCGCTGAAGCGGCTGGAGCGCGAACTGCGCGCCAGCGAAGCGCGCGCGCAGGACGCGAGCCGGGCCAAGTCCTCGTTCCTGGCGGCGATGAGCCACGAGATCCGCACGCCGATGATCGGCGTGACCGGGATGATCGAAGTGCTCGCGCATTCGCGCCTGGACGGCGAGCAGCGGCAGGCGCTGGAGGTGATCCAGCAGTCCTCGCAGGCGCTGTTGCAGATCATCGGCGACATTCTCGACTTCTCGAAGATCGAAGCCGGCCGGCTGGAGCTGGCGCCGGAACCGGTGGATCTGGCCGCGCTGGTGCGCGCCACCGCCGCCGGCTTCCTCGGCGCGGCCGGCGCGCGCGCGGTGGCGCTGAGCTGCGAGATCGACCCGCGGCTGGCCCCGGCGTATCGCGCCGATGCGCTGCGGCTGCGGCAGATCCTCGGCAACTTCCTGTCGAACGCGGTCAAGTTCACCGAGCGCGGCACGATCGAGGCGGCGCTGGAATTCGAAGGCGCGCAGCCGCCCGCCGCCGGCGACGACGCGCCGCGCGACCGCCTGTGCCTGCGCGTGAGCGACACCGGCATCGGCATCGACGCCGAACAGCAACGCCTGCTGTTCCAACCGTTCCAGCAAGCCGACGCCGACACCGCGCGCCGCTACGGCGGCACCGGCCTGGGGCTGGCGATCTGCCGGCGGCTGGCCGAACTGATGGGCGGCGAGATCTCCATGCACAGCGAGCCCGGCGTAGGCACGACCCTGCGCCTGCGCGTGAGCCTGCCGCGCGCGTCGGCGCCGGAAACCGCCGACGCGGCCGGCGACGCCGCCGCGCTGCCCGCCGCCGCGCCGCCGGACCCCGAACGCGCCGCGCGCGAAGGCCGGCTGGTGCTGCTGGTCGACGACCATCCGACCAACCGGCTGGTGATCGCGCGGCAACTGGCCCTGGCCGGCTATGCCTGCGAAACCGCCGACGGCGGCGAGGCCGGCCTGCAGCGCTGGCGCAGCGGCCGCTACGGCCTGGTCCTGACCGACCTGCGCATGCCGGGCCTCGACGGTTACGCATTGGCACGGGCGATCCGCGCCGAACAGACGCAGGCCGGGATCGGCGACGCCGACCCGCGGCGCACGCCGATCCTCGCGCTGACCGCATCGGCCTTGAAGGACGAGGCCGACGCCTGTTTCGCCGCGGGCATGGACGATTGCCTGGTCAAACCGGTGGCCGCGGCGAAACTGGCCGCGGCGCTGCGGCGCTGGCTGCCGGCGGCGACCGATGCAGACGCACGCAGCGCGCACGAACCCGAATCGGCGCTCGCGCCCGGAGGCGACCTCGGCCGCGTGCTCGACCTCGAAGTCCTGCATTCCCTGCTGGCCGACAGCGGCGGCGGCGATGCCGAAGCGGTGCTGGGCGAATTTCTCGTAGCCGCCGACGAAGACCTCGGCGGCCTGCGCCACGCCCGCGACGCGCAAGACGCCGCCGCGCTGTCGCGCCACGCCCACCGCCTCAAGGGCGCGGCGCAACTGATCGGCGCACAGGAACTCGGCGACGCCGCGCAAGCGCTCGAACACGCCGCCCGCGCGCAGGACTGGCCGCTGGCGAAACCGTTGCTCGGCGACGTCGAAACCGCGCTGCGCCGTTTGCGTCGCTTGCGCGGTTAGGCGCGATCGCGAATCACTCGTCGCCGCAAACCTCGGAATTCCAGAGCGCCAAAAGAAAACGGGTTCCGACGCTCGCCGGAACCCGTTTTGATTTTGTCGTTGCCCTTGCCTTTCGCTCCCCCCGCCGCCCCGAACTCGCCACAGGCAATGAGAGACCCGAAGGGCGCGCGCATGGATGCGCGCGTGCGGGACCGGGCCAGGATAGCCCTTGTCCCGCATCCCTGCGCAAGCTACGAACGATAGTGGCTCTTGATTCGAAAACAGGGAAAGCGCCTTTCTTTGGTTACTTTCTTTGGCAAGACAAAGAAAGTGACCCGGCCGCTTGCGGACGGAAGCTTTGGATTGTGGCTTGTCTTCACCCGCAATGAAGACAACGACGAAACCAACCGCGGAACGCCCGCTGTAGGAGCGACGCAAGTCGCGACCGCGAAACCGCAGCCCTTGCGCAGGTTTCGTCGTAGTTGAGTTTTCGCGGTCGCGACTTGCGTCGCTCCTACAGCCGGATACGAAACGTTCCGGTGTTCCTGGAACTGCGACCGCGACACCCCTCCAACGACGAAGCCCTCGCCGCGCGACTCAGTACCCCGCCGCCTGCCCATCCTTGCGCGACTCGCTCGCCCCCACATAACCGCCGTTCGGATTGACCATGATCGCCTGATACCCGCCATAAGGCCCCAGCGCAAACCGCACGCTATGCCCGCGCCGCACCAACTCGCGCACGGTCTCGTACGAATACCCCGTCTCCAGATCCAGCTCGCCGCCGTCGCTCATCGCCACCATCTGCCCCGCCGGCTCGGTCGACCCGTCGTGCTGGATCCGCGGCGCATCGCCGGCTTCCTGCAGGTTCATGCCGAAGTCGATCATGTTCATCAGGATCTGCGCATGCCCCTGCGGCTGCATCGCCCCGCCCATGACCCCGAACGACAGCCACGGCTTGCCGTCCTTGGTCACGAACGCGGGAATGATGGTGTGGAACGGCCGCTTGCCCGGCGCGAACGAATTGGGATGGCCTGCCTTCAGCACGAACTGCTCGCCGCGGTCCTGGAAGATGAAGCCCAGCCCCGGCGGCGCCATGCCGCTGCCCATGCCGCGGTAGTTGGACTGGATCAGCGAGACCATCATGCCGTCGGCGTCGGCCACGGTCATGTAGATGGTGTCGCCCTGGTCGAGCTGCGCCGGCGTCGCCGGCTGCGCTTCCTTGAGCACCTTGTCCATGGAAATCAGCTTGCGCCGCTGCGCCGCGTAGTCCTTGGAGATCAGCTTGGCCACCGGCGAGGACTTCTCGAACGCCGGATCGGCGTACCAGCGCGCGCGGTCGGCGAAGGCGAGCTTCTTGGCTTCGGCGAACAGGTGCACGTGCTCGACGCTGCCGAAGCCGTACGACTTGAGGTCGTAGCCTTCCAGGATGTTGAGGATCTGCAGCGCGGCGATGCCCTGCCCGTTCGGCGGCAGTTCCCACACATCGTAGCCGCGGTAGTTGCTGCTGACCGGATCGACCCATTCGCCGTGGTGCGCGGCCATGTCCTCGTAGCTCAGGAAGCCGCCGTTGGCCTTGAAGTACGCGCCGATGGTGCGGGCGATGTCGCCCTTGTAGAACGCATCGCGCCCGCCCTGGGCGATTTGTTCGAGGGTGTGGGCGAGGTTCGGGTTCTTCCACATCTCGCCGGTGCGCGGCGCGCGGCCGTCGATGGTGAACTGCTCCTTGAAGCCCGGCCACTTCGACAAACGCGGCACCGAGGCGTTCCAGTAATACGCGATGACCTCGTGCACCGGATGGCCTTCGCGCGCGTAGCGGATCGCGGGCGCCAGGTTCTCGGCCATCGGCTTGCGGCCGAAGCGCTCGTGCAAGGCGAACCAGCCGTCGACCGCGCCGGGCACGGTCACCGGCAGCGGGCCGTGCGGCGGAATCTCCTTGAGCCCGCGCTTCTGGAACTCGGCCAGGCTCAGCGATTGCGGCGAGCGGCCCGAGCCGTTGTAGCCGTAGAGCTTCTTGGTTTTCGGATCCCACACGATCGCGAACAGGTCGCCGCCGACGCCGTTGCCGGTCGGCTCCATCAGCCCGAGCGCGGCGTTGGCGGCGATCGCCGCGTCGACCGCGCTGCCGCCGGCCTTCATCACGTCCAGCGCGATCTGCGTGGTCAACGGATGCGAGGTCGCGGCCATGGCATGCGGCGCGTAGACCTCGCTGCGGGTGGCGAAGGGCTGGCCGCTGATGCGGTCGGCGGCGTGCGCGGGCAGCGCCGGCGCGAGGACGGCGGCGCAGGCCAGGAGCAGCGCCGCCGCGCGGCGCGGACGCAGGGCGGTGTTCGAAGAAGGCATGGTCGAGCTCCCCAGGACAGCCTTCGACGATAGCGCAGGCGCGCGCCGAACTGAGTAGGCCGAAAGTCGAGCCCGGGCGGCTGAATGCGTGCTTCGGCGCCGGCCAAGCCGCGCCATGCGGCGGCGCAGCGCGAATTCGCCCGAACCGGCAAGGGCCGTCGCGGCGCGCGCGGATCCGGCACCGGTACCGGTCCGTCGCGCCGGCGGCGGGTTAGCATCGGCCCTTCCCACCGCAATCCGGCGGAGGCGCTCATGCACACCGACCGCAAGGCCCGCGCCGCGCGCGGGCTGGCCTACGCCGCGGCGTTGGGCGCGTGCCTGTGCGCCGCTGCCGCGTTCGCCCAACCCGGAGCCAGGGCCATGCGCGCCAGCCAGGCGTTTTCCTCACCGGCCGCGGCCGAACTGGCGCAGGCCGCCGGCGACGGCGACGCCGCACGGGTGCGCGCGCTGGTCGCCGCCGGCGCCGATCCCAACGCGCGCGGCGAGCGCGGCGTCAGCGTGCTGCAATGGGCGTTGTACCAGCGCAGCGTCGACGGTCTGCGCGCATTGCTCGCGGCCGGCGCCGACCCGGCCCAGGGCGCCGACGACGGCGCCACCGTGCTGCAACTGGCGGCGATGGCCGACGACCCGCGCTATCTGCGCGCCTTGCTCGAGGCCCAGGTCGATCCGAACCTGAGCAACACCGTCACCGGCGCCAGCGCGCTGGCCGCGGCGCTGCTGGCCGAGCGCGCCGACAACTTCGCCGCGCTGCTCGCAGCCGGCGCCGATCCGAACCGCGCCGACCGCACCGGCAACACGCCGCTGCACGTCGCGGCGAAGATCAACGAATTCGGCCACGCGCTGACCCTGCTGCGCGCCGGCGCCGATGCGAACGCGCGCAACGCGCAGGGCGCGAGCTTCCAGCGCTACATGTTCATGAGCCCGGACCGGTTGCTCAACGCGCGCACGCGCGGCGAGCGCGATGCGGTCGAGGCGTGGCTGCGCGAGCGCGGGGTGGCGCTGGAGGATACGGCGGCGAAGTAAGCCGCCGCGCGCGGTTCGCGCCGCCGTTGCCGGTTCGGTCGCCGCCGCGTGCGGCGCGGCCGAGGCGATGCGCTCGCGCCGACCGCGATACCCGGCGGCGGACGCCGACGCAACGACGAGAATTTTTCGCGCACCGCTGCGCCGCTCCGCGAAGGTTTCGCTATTTCGCCGCGCCCGCGCGTTTCGCGTTGACAGCCCGCCGCGCCGCATCGAACACTGCGCCGGCATCGCGTTGCGATGCGTCCACTGCGCGGCGCCGGCACGGCCCCGCGCGTCCGGACCCGAGGGGTGCTGCGACGGAGCCTGCGCTCCGCCACGCTCGGGCCGCGATGCCGAGCAAGGGCGCCCTCCCGTCATGTTGGAGGCGTCATGTCCCTGTCCGATCCGCACACCCCCGCCGCCGATGCGCGCGCACCCGGCTTCGTCCGCTTCGATCCGCCGCTCTCGCTCGCCCTGGTCGTGTCCGACGTCCAGCCCGAACCGCACGAAGACGACGCCGGCCTGATCGCCGCGCTGCGCGAGCACGGCATCCACGTCCACGCCCGCAGCTGGAGCGACGCCACCGTCGACTGGGCCGCGCACGATGCGCTGCTGGTGCGCAGCACCTGGGATTACTTCGAGCGTTACACCGAGTTCCTGCAGTGGTACCAGCGCATCGAAGCGCTGCGTTGTCCGATCGCCAATCCGCTGCCGCTGTTGGTATGGAACAGCGACAAGCGCTATCTGCTGGAACTGGCCGCGCAAGGCGTGGCGATCATCCCGACCGTGCATGCGCGCGGCGCCGACCTCGACGCCGCGCTGACGCCGATGCAGGGCGAGGTGGTGGTCAAGCCCAGCGTCAGCGGCGGCGCCTGGAACACGCTGCGCGGCCGCATCGGCAGCGACGGCTTCGCGCAAGCGCTGGCGGCGCTGCCGCGCGAGCTGGATTACCTGATCCAGGCGTTCGTGCCGCAGGTGGTCGAAGACGGCGAGTGGTCGCTGCTGTTCTTCGGCGGCGTCTACAGCCACGCGGTCCTGAAGAAGCCGGCGCGCGACGACTATCGCGTGCAGACGTACTACGGCGGCACCGCCGTGCTCACCGAACCGCCCGCGCACGTCGCCGCCTCGGCGCGGCGCGCGCTCGATGCGGTCGCGGCGCTGGGCTTCCGCGACCAGGCCTATGTGCGCGTGGACGGCGTGGTGGTCGGCGACGAGTTCCAGGTCATGGAGCTGGAATTCATCGAACCGTTCCTGCATCTGGCCGCGCATCCGCCGGCCGCGCGCCTGTTCGCGGCGCAACTGGCGCAGCGTTGGTCGGCGCTGCGCGAGGCCGCGGCGGCCTGACCCCGGCCGCGGCACCGTCATCGGCCGCGCGCGGCGATTGCGCGCGCGGCCGATGCCGCTTAGCGTCGGGTGCCCCGCATCGAAGACCGCACGCAGATGAGCGACGCCCACGATCAGCGCCTGTTTTCCTACGGCACCCTGCAACTGCCGGCGGTGCAGCAGGCCACCTTCGGCCGCCTGCTGGCCGGCGAAGCCGACGCCTTGGTCGGCTTCCGCCGCACGATGGTGAAGATCGACGACCCGCAAGTCGTCGCCACCAGCGGCCAGACCCACCACCCGATCGTCGAACCCAGCGGCGACCGCGGCGACCGCGTCGACGGCACGGTGTTCGCGATCAGCGCCGCCGAACTGGCGCGCGCCGACGACTACGAAGTCGACGACTACGTCCGCGTCGAGGCCGTGCTGGCCTCGGGCGGACGCGCCTGGGTGTACGTGAAGGCTTAACCGGCCGCAGCAACGTCGGCGGGAGCGGCGTCCGCGGCCGACGCGCGCGAGCCGCGCAGCAGCTTGCGCAGCGCCGGCACGCACGGCAGGTACAGCGCCGCGCCGACGACCCAGACCCAGCCGTCCCAATGGCCGGCGCCGGCGACGTAAATCGCGCCGAACAGCAGCGGGCCGATCACCGCGGCGAGGCTCGCGAGGCTGGCCAGCACGCCTTGCAGCGCGCCCTGGCGGGCTTCGTCGGTGCGCTCGCTCGACATCGCCAGCAGCGCCGGCCCGCCGATGCCGCCGCCGGCGGCCAGCAACAAGCCGGGCGCGAGGGTCGCGGCGCTGCGGGCGAAGGCGAAGGTCAAATAACCGAGCACGTCGGAGATCACCCCGCCGATCAGGGTCTTGCCGGGGCCGAAGCGGTCGCTGATGCGGCCGGTGGCGAAGGCCTGGAACAGCGAGTGGATGACCCCGAACGCAGCCAGCGACAGGCCGACCGCGGTCGGGTTCCAGCCGAAGCGGTCGTGGCCGTAGATCGCCCACAGCGTGCCGGGCACCTGGCCGGCGAGCTGCATGGCCAGGTACAGCCACAGCAGCGGGGCGAGGTCCGGCAGGCGGCCGAGTTCGCGCAGCGAATGCCACGGCGCCAGCTCGCGCAGCGACGGCGCCGGCCGCGGCTGGGGATCGCGTTCGCGCTTGGGTTCGGGCAGGGCCAGCCAGGCCAGGGCGAAGTTCAGCAGCGCCAGCGCGGCCGCGGCCACGAACGGCGCGCGCAGCCAGATCGCGCCGAGCAGGCCGCCGATCACCGGCCCGGCCACCAGGCCCAGGCCGAACGCCGCGCCGAGCCAGCCGTAGCGGCGCGCGCGCTGGGATTCGTCGGAGATGTCGGCGATGTAGGCGCCGGCGACCGAGCCGCTGGCGCCGCTGATGCCGGCGATGGCGCGGCCCAGGTACAGCAGCGACAGCCACGGCGCGCAGGCCATCAGCAGGTAGTCAAGCGAACTGCCGAACAGCGAACACAGCAGCACCGGGCGGCGGCCGAAGCGGTCGCTGAGCGCGCCCAGCGCTGGGGCGCAGACGAACTGCATCAGCGCGTACAGCGCGGTCAGGGCGCCGGCGTGCAGGGCCAGGTTGTGGTGCAGGCCGAACGAGTCGAGCAGTTGCGGCATGACCGGCGCGATCAGGCCGATGCCGATGGCGTCGAGGGCGACGGTGGCCAGGATCAGGCCCAGCGCGAGGCCGGTGCCGGAGATGGCGGCGGACGAAACGGCGGCGGGGGCCGGGCCGTTCGCTTGAGCCGCGGCCTCGGCCGCCGGCTCGGCCGGCGCGGAGGCCGGCGGTTGGATCGGGGTGTGCATGGCACGCTTCCCTATCGGTGATAGATTCGACGCGGATGCTAATCTATCGCCGATAGGGACACAAGCCCCCACCGGCCGGAGACCGAATTCGATGAAACTGCAACGCGAGACCGTGGTCGCCGCCGCCCTGAAGCTCCTCGACGAAGTCGGCATGGACGGCCTGACCACGCGCCGGCTGGCCCAGGAACTGGGCGTGCAGCAGCCGAGCCTGTACTGGCATTTCAAGAACAAGCGCGAACTGCTCGACGCCCTGGCCGAGGCGATGCTGGCCGAGCAACAGCCGGCCGATCACACCCAGTACCCCGACTGGCGCGAGTGGATGGCCGCCCAGGCCCACGCGTTCCGCCGCTGCCTGCGCGCCCACCGCGACGGCGCGCGCGTGCACATCGGCACCCGCCCCGAGGGCGGCGACTTCGGCGACGGCGAAGCCGAGCTGGCCTATCTGGTCGCCGCCGGCTTCACCCCGGCCGACGGCCTGCGCGCGCTGATCTCGCTGAGCTACTACACGATCGGCTGGCTGCTGGAAGAACAGGCCGCGACCGAAGCCGGCCGCGGCCCGGGCCAGGCGCCGATGGTGCCGGACCCGCAGCGCTACCCGCTGCTGGCGCAGGCGCAGACGGTGCTGAGCCAGAACGATGTCGATGCGGATTACGAGTACGGGCTGCGGGCGTTGATCGCGGGGTTCGAGGCCTTGTTGCCGCTGCGGGCGGTTGGGCGCTGAGCGGCCGAGCGATCGAGGACAGGAGCGCAGCGCGCATGGACCGCGCAGCTGCCAGAACGTCATGCCCGCGAAGGCGGGCATCCAGAGACTTCAACGCTTTGTCGCGATAAAGCCCGGGATGCCTGCCTTCGCGGGCATGACGGCTGGGTAGATCGCATAGCGACTGCGCAAGAGCGGCGAATCCCTAAGACTCGCTTCGCCTCCATCGGCACGTCATCCCCGCGAACGCGGGGATCCAGAGACTTCAGCGTCCTGCCTGGATAAAGCCCTGGATGCCCGCCTTCGCGGGCATGACGGCGGGTGAGTTTCGTCGCGTCTCTCTCAGGTCGTCATCCCCGCGAACGCGGGGATCCAGAGCCTTCAGCGTCCTGCTTCACGGCAACCGCCACCGCCGCTTCAATCCGCCGGCACCGTCCGCCCCCGCGCCCACTCGCGCAGCTCCGCCACCTTCTCGCCCATCAGCACCGACAGCGGCCGGGTCTGCTTGAGTTCGGCGCGCACCTGGAAATCCGACAGCGCGGTGCCGGCGGCGTGCGCGGCGTACATCGCCGCGACGATGGCCTGTTCGATCTCGGCGCCGGAAAAGCCGTCGCTGGCCGCGGCCAGCGCGGGCAGGTCGAAGCCGGCCGGGTCGAGCGAGCGCCGGCGCAGGTGGATCGCGAACAGTTCCTCGCGCACCTCGGCTGCGGGCAGGTCGACGAAGAAGATTTCGTCGAAGCGGCCCTTGCGCAGCAGTTCCGGCGGCAAGGCGTCGATCTGGTTGGCGGTGGCGACCAGGAACAGTTTCGAGCGGCGCTCGGCCATCCAGGTCAGCAGATAACCGAGCACCCGCCGCGACACGCCGCCGTCGCTGTCGCCGCTGTCGGCCAGGCCTTTTTCGATTTCGTCGATCCACAGCACCGCCGGCGCCAGCTGTTCGGCCGAGGCCAGCGCGGCGCGCAGGTTCTTTTCGGTTTCGCCGTGGAACTTGTCGTACAGGGTGCCGAAGTCCAGCCGCACCAGCGGCACGCCGAAACCGGCGGCGACGGCCTTGGCGATCATCGATTTGCCGCAGCCCTGCACGCCGAGCAGCAGCAGGCCCTTGGGCGGGTCCAGGCCCGGCGGCGGTTCGGCGCCGGCGAACACCGGGCGGCGCTGTTCGACCCAGCGCTTGAGCCGGCGCGCGCCGGCGACCTCGCCCATGCGCGCGCTGTCGTATTCGTAATGCAGGTGGCCGGAGCGGTTCAGCAGTTCGAACTTGAGCTTGGCCAGCTCGGGCAGGTCGTCGGCGTTGAGCGCGCCGTCGCGGAAGATCAGGTGGCGGGCGATGCGGCGCGCGTCGACCGCGTCGATGCCCTGCAGGTTGCGCACGATCTGCTTGACCGCCTCGCCGTCGGCCTCGACCCGGCGGCCGCCGTTTTCGCGCGCGTAGTTCTCCGCTTCCTCGCGCACCAGCTTGAGCAGGGCGTTGGCGTCGGGCAGGCGCGGGGTGAAGCGCACCGCCAGCGCGTCCAGGTCCGGCGGCAGTTCCTGCTTGTGGCCGATCAGCACCAGCACGTGCGGCTCGCACTCGCGGCGCTGGGCGATCTCGCGCAGCTGGCGCTGGGTGCTGGCGTAGCTCAGGTACGGATGGGCGTCGAACAGCAGGTAGATGCCGCGCTGGTCGGCCTGGCGGATCGCCTGCAAGGTGGTCGAGATGTCGGGCGCGACCTCGGCGTCGTCCTCGCGGTCCAGGTCGATCCGGCGCAGGCCTTCGGTGATCGACCACCGGTACAGCGCGCGCCAGACGTTCATCAGCGCCTGGCGGAACAGTTCGACCACGCGGGTTTCGTCGCGGGTCTCGATCACGATCAACGGGGTGTTGGCGCGGATCAGCGCGGTCAGGTCTTGCAGGTCGCTCATGGGCCGGGGTCTTCCGTGGAACGGGCATGATACGGCGGCGCGCGCTGGCGGGTCGCGCCGGCGCGGGTTTCGGCCCGGCGCGCGTTCGCGGGCGCACTGGCGGTTACACGCAAACCCGCGCCGGCGCGGATCGCCCACGCGGACGCGGCGGCGCCGACCCGCATCGCGGCGCGCGGGCCTAATCCGAAAGCCGTCTTGAGCCGGCGCGCGCCAGCCGCGACCATGCCGGCATCCCCTGCCACGCCGCGACTCATGGCTTTCGACGCCTTCGCCCTGGTTCTGGCCA
Proteins encoded:
- a CDS encoding EAL domain-containing response regulator, which codes for MSKSALSVLVVEDHGFQRRMALRLLAELGVSALHEAADGAAALRLLRELPQAAGADPVDLVLVDLDMPGMDGIEFIDRLAQQRLARAVLVVSALDPALLHTVQTMARACGLRVLDALAKPLTKAKLEEALTSLRQTKADEEPPTTPQVTPAEARTALETGQIEPWFQLQVELSNGRAIGVEALARWRHDDGRVILPKHFVPLLEAQDLLDELTERMLAQACRHKRGWDREGLRLKLSVNVSASTLDDVGAADRYQRIVREAGVAPSEVVLELTESSLMADAARGLAVLARLRLKGFGLSIDDFGTGWSSLSQLSQVPFTELKIDQEFVAGASQRPRKRAVVEASLDLARKLGLDAVAEGVETVEDWQMLAELGCAVAQGRLIGEAVPGAELRAALARWRRPEH
- a CDS encoding ATP-binding protein, whose product is MFAWLDRYSVRRQLWGLFALFLAAGSSVLLIDEIEQHRARAALQSLQDDSLRGLRLIKTISDAYGLDVVDTTFRVRNALVGWDEGVDRVDRARARIDAAWRELDALPHTPREQQQLGAAALARRTADAAAQELRTILQRRDLRALGRFADTRLYPAIDPLTQRMQSLSDLELIQADAVVRADIARSERVSLLRIAVSLLALALAALVGRRVLRNASRGVDQLTWLARRMRDHDYTADPGDLPLGELGAVMQTFLDMRRDVLGFETELTGQLIRNERTRAELERRERFQASLLDSAQTAVMAVDAHGRFTLINPFAERLLGVREADAVGREPLHAVFETRALQALATELGTRLGRPVAADWTALRELARGQAAPRETRLRHRNGTWVPALVAVSATGGGDDEAPGLLVIAADLSALKRLERELRASEARAQDASRAKSSFLAAMSHEIRTPMIGVTGMIEVLAHSRLDGEQRQALEVIQQSSQALLQIIGDILDFSKIEAGRLELAPEPVDLAALVRATAAGFLGAAGARAVALSCEIDPRLAPAYRADALRLRQILGNFLSNAVKFTERGTIEAALEFEGAQPPAAGDDAPRDRLCLRVSDTGIGIDAEQQRLLFQPFQQADADTARRYGGTGLGLAICRRLAELMGGEISMHSEPGVGTTLRLRVSLPRASAPETADAAGDAAALPAAAPPDPERAAREGRLVLLVDDHPTNRLVIARQLALAGYACETADGGEAGLQRWRSGRYGLVLTDLRMPGLDGYALARAIRAEQTQAGIGDADPRRTPILALTASALKDEADACFAAGMDDCLVKPVAAAKLAAALRRWLPAATDADARSAHEPESALAPGGDLGRVLDLEVLHSLLADSGGGDAEAVLGEFLVAADEDLGGLRHARDAQDAAALSRHAHRLKGAAQLIGAQELGDAAQALEHAARAQDWPLAKPLLGDVETALRRLRRLRG
- the ggt gene encoding gamma-glutamyltransferase encodes the protein MPSSNTALRPRRAAALLLACAAVLAPALPAHAADRISGQPFATRSEVYAPHAMAATSHPLTTQIALDVMKAGGSAVDAAIAANAALGLMEPTGNGVGGDLFAIVWDPKTKKLYGYNGSGRSPQSLSLAEFQKRGLKEIPPHGPLPVTVPGAVDGWFALHERFGRKPMAENLAPAIRYAREGHPVHEVIAYYWNASVPRLSKWPGFKEQFTIDGRAPRTGEMWKNPNLAHTLEQIAQGGRDAFYKGDIARTIGAYFKANGGFLSYEDMAAHHGEWVDPVSSNYRGYDVWELPPNGQGIAALQILNILEGYDLKSYGFGSVEHVHLFAEAKKLAFADRARWYADPAFEKSSPVAKLISKDYAAQRRKLISMDKVLKEAQPATPAQLDQGDTIYMTVADADGMMVSLIQSNYRGMGSGMAPPGLGFIFQDRGEQFVLKAGHPNSFAPGKRPFHTIIPAFVTKDGKPWLSFGVMGGAMQPQGHAQILMNMIDFGMNLQEAGDAPRIQHDGSTEPAGQMVAMSDGGELDLETGYSYETVRELVRRGHSVRFALGPYGGYQAIMVNPNGGYVGASESRKDGQAAGY
- a CDS encoding ankyrin repeat domain-containing protein — translated: MHTDRKARAARGLAYAAALGACLCAAAAFAQPGARAMRASQAFSSPAAAELAQAAGDGDAARVRALVAAGADPNARGERGVSVLQWALYQRSVDGLRALLAAGADPAQGADDGATVLQLAAMADDPRYLRALLEAQVDPNLSNTVTGASALAAALLAERADNFAALLAAGADPNRADRTGNTPLHVAAKINEFGHALTLLRAGADANARNAQGASFQRYMFMSPDRLLNARTRGERDAVEAWLRERGVALEDTAAK